One part of the Vicia villosa cultivar HV-30 ecotype Madison, WI linkage group LG6, Vvil1.0, whole genome shotgun sequence genome encodes these proteins:
- the LOC131613621 gene encoding uncharacterized protein LOC131613621, which translates to MASPSKIQVGSSSQQHNQDQQQQQLVAQKTCSIPLNELEVICEMMVDFDNLEAHDIHLKDAMTFQGWQAFFYGLCGPVYPDMVKEFWVHATVMPKAIFSIVHGERISITGNLLRKLFGLETVEGVSEAIPGRTDWEAVYGEIYQDGKESTKIKTMKPSYRILSKILLGCIYHRKATVSSNYVSKNQQYILYCINNQEKVDLPFIIFNHMWHHVKESRDEARKKNPKYKRNIIPFGKIISDLLVQTKIVEDLEKAGIIKDPYTVIGSSMNARTLRKMGLIQSIGTSPQVNTEVRSRTGPALADFELFSRNELPEVIVKYIAMHKEVCSDCDPIWISKQKLATTANQGPKVVQEKERRTKRKPDLLAISEEKSSEFKTETEIGSEICIPLDIF; encoded by the exons ATGGCTTCTCCATCTAAGATTCAAGTTGGTTCATCttctcaacaacataatcaagatcaacagcaacaacaacttgTTGCCCAGAAAACATGTTCTATTCCCTTGAATGAATTAGAGGTTATCTGCGAaatgatggttgattttgataacctgGAAGCACATGATATTCATCTAAAGGATGCTATGACCTTTCAAGGATGGCAAGCGTTCTTCTATGGTttgtgtggaccagtctatccagatATGGTGAAAgaattctgggttcatgcaacagtCATGCCAAAGGCCATTTTCTCCATCGTTCATGGTGAACGTATCTCTATTACAGGAAACCTTCTAAGGAAGTTATTTGGGTTAGAAACAGTTGAAGGTGTTTCTGAAGCTATTCCAGGAAGAACAGATTGGGAGGCTGTCTATGGAGAAATCTACCAGGACGGAAAAGAATCTACAAAAATCAAGACAATGAAGCCTTCATACAGAATCTTGTctaagattcttctgggttgcatctaccACAGAAAGGCAACAGTTTCTTCAAACTACGTTAGCAAGAAccaacaatacattctgtattgtataAATAATCAGGAAAAGGTGGATCTTCCATTTatcatcttcaaccacatgtggcaTCATGTGAAGGAATCTAGAGATGAAGCCAGAAAGAAGAATCCCAAGTACAAGAGaaacattattccttttggaaaaaTTATCTcagatcttctggttcaaacaaaGATTGTTGAGGATCTGGAGAAAGCTGGCATTATCAAGGATCCTTATACAGTAATTGGAAGCAGCATGAATGCTCGTACTTTAAGGAAGATGGGCTTAATTCAATCTATTGGAACTTCTCCCCAAGTGAACACTGAAGTTCGGTCCAGAACAGGTCCTGCTCTGGCTGACTTTGAATTATTCTCCAGAAATGAACTTCCAGAAGTTATTGTCAAATACATTGCTATGCACAAGGAAGTATGTTCTGATTGTGATCCTATTTGGATAAGTAAGCAAAAACTTGCCACTACTGCTAATCAAGGTCCAAAAGTAGtgcaagaaaaagaaagaagaacgaAAAGAAAGCCAGATCTTCTAGCAATAAGTGAAGAAAAGA GTTCTGAATTTAAAACAGAGACAGAGATAGGTTCAGagatatgtatacctttggatatcTTCTAG